A genomic region of Paroedura picta isolate Pp20150507F chromosome 4, Ppicta_v3.0, whole genome shotgun sequence contains the following coding sequences:
- the RNF126 gene encoding E3 ubiquitin-protein ligase RNF126, with the protein MAEASPQPGRYFCHYCSAEIAPRLPDYICPRCESGFIEELPEEPRNVENGSSSSASTSDQGRHPFESVDQHLFTLPQGYGQFAFGIFDDSFEFPAFGSNAQSEDNRDAENRREREHQSRHRYGARQPRARFTTRRTAGRHEGVPTLEGIIQQLVNGIIAPTTIPNLGVGPWGVLHSNPMDYAWGANGLDAIITQLLNQFENTGPPPADKEKIQALPTIHVTEEHVGSGLECPVCKEDYEAGESVRQLPCNHLFHDGCIVPWLEQHDTCPVCRKSLSGQNTATNPPGLSAMSFASSSSSSSSSSSSSPSNENSANNS; encoded by the exons ATGGCCGAAGCGTCTCCCCAGCCCGGGCGCTACTTCTGTCACTACTGCTCGGCCGAGATCGCCCCGCGGCTGCCG GATTACATTTGCCCAAGGTGCGAATCTGGTTTTATTGAAGAGCTTCCAGAAGAGCCCAG GAATGTTGAAAACGGCTCCAGCTCCTCAGCCTCGACCAGTGATCAGGGCAGACATCCATTCGAG AGCGTGGACCAGCATTTATTCACCCTGCCGCAGGGCTACGGCCAGTTTGCCTTTGGGATATTCGACGACTCCTTTGAGTTTCCAGCCTTCGGGTCCAATGCACAGTCGGAAGACAACCGGGATGCCGAGAACCGGCGAGAGAGGGAACACCAGTCTCGGCACAGATACGGCGCCAGGCAACCCCGGGCTCGCTTTACCACGCGGCGCACTGCTGGCAGGCACGAAGGAGTCCCGACGCTAGAAGG AATTATCCAGCAGCTGGTCAATGGGATCATTGCTCCCACCACGATACCCAACCTCGGCGTAGGCCCCTG GGGAGTCTTGCATTCAAATCCTATGGACTATGCCTGGGGGGCCAACGGCTTGGACGCCATTATTACTCAG CTACTGAATCAGTTTGAAAACACGGGGCCTCCTCCTGCAGACAAAGAGAAGATCCAGGCCCTGCCGACTATCCACGTAACAGAAGAACACGTAG GTTCTGGGCTGGAGTGCCCTGTCTGCAAGGAAGATTACGAAGCTGGCGAGAGTGTGCGGCAGTTGCCCTGCAACCATTTATTCCACGATGGTTGTATAGTCCCCTGGCTGGAACAG CACGACACCTGCCCGGTGTGCCGGAAAAGCCTGAGCGGACAGAACACGGCCACAAACCCCCCGGGACTCTCGGCAATGAGTTTTgcttcttcctcgtcctcctcgtcctcctcttcctccagctcACCGAGTAACGAAAATTCTGCAAACAACTCATGA